Proteins from a genomic interval of Scomber japonicus isolate fScoJap1 chromosome 10, fScoJap1.pri, whole genome shotgun sequence:
- the si:dkey-283b15.2 gene encoding neuronal pentraxin-1 → MRNSRSSHFSTLLFPIVLSLLSLLLCPASANPVSDFNYGAHSRFMCTPIPIDADPACFPTAGPGVGAAGPSGAGHQSVPPAGWWGASEEAKATILHLRESLVQQKETILDQRETIRELTAKLTLCEGFSRGARPHDDHHGTSSPSHHTGGVGSHHTYTDNGHYSNQQGHHGNSNLIPDSPHYPSVGGQRSDGGHSSNNQGKDKHVTPGDITSSPEQMERMLHALKERLDNLQQKRNTSITYSSSLKELLQRKINALEEQLHHHTGALSGPEHHDDASGHQDEGDHHDDDHHDDGHPNGHQDDHNDGDHSDSGNHTDHHEDSHNDDHHDGDEDGDHDDNDDSHYDDEHNSNEADSHSYHPHTGYIAPGSRGGLHSNKLTTILNQLHLAGSNRKKSKSPDTFQISFPMRTNYMYGRVKRTLLQEIFALTLCLWIKAGVGPGLGTPFSYSAPGQSNELVLIEWGNNPMELLIDDKAVTLPLSLTDGKWHHVCVTWSTRDGHWEAYQDGVQRGSGINLSPWHPIKPGGVFVLGQEQDTLGGRFDATQSFVGEMSDVHMWSNVLSASDIYSLASCGSHLRGDIIAWSETEVELHGGVARYPFDPCH, encoded by the exons ATGAGGAACTCTCGGTCTTCACACTTCTCCACACTCCTTTTCCCCATTGTGCTTTCTCTACTTTCTCTCCTACTCTGTCCTGCATCTGCCAACCCAGTGTCTGACTTTAATTACGGAGCGCACTCGCGTTTCATGTGCACCCCTATTCCTATAGATGCGGACCCTGCCTGCTTTCCCACAGCAGGCCCAGGCGTAGGGGCAGCAGGGCCCAGCGGAGCAGGGCATCAAAGTGTACCTCCTGCTGGCTGGTGGGGGGCAAGCGAAGAGGCCAAAGCCACCATCCTCCACCTCAGGGAGAGCCTTGTCCAACAGAAAGAGACCATCCTGGACCAAAGGGAGACCATTAGAGAGCTGACCGCCAAGCTCACCCTGTGTGAGGGCTTTAGCCGGGGTGCGAGGCCTCATGACGACCACCACGGCACATCATCACCCTCACACCACACAGGAGGAGTGGGCAGTCATCACACGTACACTGACAATGGGCACTATAGCAACCAGCagggtcaccatggaaacagcaACCTCATACCGGACTCACCGCACTACCCCTCTGTGGGGGGGCAACGATCTGATGGAGGGCATAGCAGCAACAACCAGGGAAAGGATAAACATGTGACACCGGGGGACATAACATCATCACCAGAGCAGATGGAGAGGATGCTGCACGCGCTGAAGGAGCGGCTGGACAATCTGCAG CAGAAGAGGAACACATCTATTACCTACTCAAGCTCTCTGAaggagctgctgcagaggaAGATCAACGCTCTGGAGGAGCAGCTGCACCATCACACTGGTGCCCTAAGCGGCCCAGAGCACCACGATGACGCCAGCGGCCACCAAGACGAGGGGGACCATCACGATGACGACCACCACGATGACGGGCACCCAAATGGCCACCAAGATGACCACAACGATGGGGATCACAGTGACAGCGGAAACCATACTGACCACCACGAGGACAGCCACAACGATGACCATCATGATGGAGATGAAGATGGTGACCATGACGACAACGATGACAGCCACTATGATGATGAGCACAACAGTAATGAAGCAGACAGTCACAGTTACCATCCACACACAGGATACATAGCTCCAGGCTCGAGGGGAGGTTTACACTCAAATAAACTGACAACGATACTCAACCAGCTTCACCTGGCAG GTTCCAACAGGAAGAAATCCAAAAGTCCAGATACCTTCCAGATTAGTTTCCCCATGAGAACCAACTACATGTACGGACGGGTGAAGAGGACTCTGCTTCAGGAGATCTTTGCTCTGACTTTGTGTCTGTGGATCAAAGCGGGTGTGGGGCCCGGCCTGGGGACGCCCTTCTCTTACTCAGCACCTGGACAGTCCAACGAGCTAGTGCTCATTGAGTGGGGGAACAACCCCATGGAGCTGCTGATCGATGATAAG GCGGTGACACTACCTTTGTCTCTGACTGATGGGAAGTGGCATCATGTGTGCGTTACCTGGTCAACACGGGACGGACACTGGGAGGCCTACCAGGACGGGGTGCAGAGAGGCTCTGGGATCAATCTCTCCCCTTGGCATCCCATAAAACCCGGAGGGGTCTTCGTCCTGGGACAGGAACAG GACACTCTGGGAGGTCGGTTCGATGCCACGCAGTCATTTGTGGGAGAGATGTCAGACGTGCATATGTGGTCTAACGTCCTGAGTGCCAGTGACATCTACAGCCTGGCCTCCTGCGGCAGCCACCTCAGAGGTGACATCATCGCTTGGTCCGAGACAGAGGTGGAGCTTCACGGAGGCGTCGCCAGATACCCATTCGACCCCTGTCACTGA
- the cyth2 gene encoding cytohesin-2: MTVDSEIFMPKSKAPKMDDLDYIPVDLSPEERSELEDIRRRKGVLLQEIQRLREELREAILEVEGLETSTEGSKTLQKSRHVAMGRKKFNMDPKKGIVFLVENELLRHTSEDIAQFLYKGEGLNKTAIGDYLGERDDFNIKVLQAFVDLHEFTDLNLVQALRQFLWSFRLPGEAQKIDRMMEAFAQRYCHCNPGVFQSTDTCYVLSFAIIMLNTSLHNPNVRDKPGVDRFISMNRGINEGGDLPEDLLRNLYESIKNEPFKIPEDDGNDLTHTFFNPDREGWLLKLGGRVKTWKRRWFILTDNCLYYFEYTTDKEPRGIIPLENLSIREVEDPRKPNCFELYIPNNRGQLIKACKTEADGRVVEGNHMVYRISAPTPEEKDEWIHSIKSAVSVDPFYEMLAARKKRISLKKKEEQP; the protein is encoded by the exons ATGACAGTCGACTCTGAAATATTTATGCCTAAAAGTAAAGCGCCCAAGATGGATGACCTGGACTACA TCCCAGTAGACCTGAGCCCAGAGGAGCGCTCTGAGCTGGAGGACATCCGCAGGAGGAAGGGCGTCCTGCTGCAGGAGATCCAGAGGCTCCGTGAGGAATTAAGAGAAGCCATTTTAGAGGTGGAGGGACTGGAGACCAGCACAGAGGGCAG TAAAACTCTACAGAAAAGTAGGCATGTGGCGATGGGAAGGAAGAAATTCAACATGGACcctaaaaag GGTATCGTGTTTCTGGTGGAGAACGAGCTGCTCAGACACACCTCAGAGGACATCGCTCAGTTCCTCTACAAAGGAGAGGGCCTCAACAAGACTGCTATAGGAGATTATCTCGGAGAAAG AGACGACTTCAACATCAAAGTTCTTCAGGCTTTCGTTGACCTCCACGAGTTCACTGATCTTAACCTCGTCCAGGCTCTCAG GCAATTCCTGTGGAGTTTCCGTTTGCCCGGTGAAGCCCAGAAGATCGACAGAATGATGGAGGCGTTCGCTCAGAGATACTGCCACTGCAACCCCGGCGTCTTCCAGAGCACCG ACACATGTTACGTGCTGTCATTTGCCATCATTATGCTGAACACCAGCCTCCACAACCCGAATGTGAGGGACAAACCCGGAGTGGACCGCTTCATCTCGATGAACCGAGGCATCAACGAGGGGGGAGACCTGCCGGAGGACCTGCTCAGA AATCTCTACGAAAGCATTAAAAACGAGCCTTTTAAGATCCCAGAGGATGACGGCAATGACCTGACACACACCTTCTTCAACCCCGACAGAGAGGGCTGGCTTCTCAAACTTG gGGGACGAGTGAAAACCTGGAAAAGGCGATGGTTCATTCTCACGGACAACTGCCTTTATTACTTTGAATACACCACA GACAAGGAACCGCGAGGTATCATTCCCCTGGAGAATCTTAGCATCCGAGAGGTAGAAGACCCAAGGAAACCG AACTGCTTTGAGTTATACATCCCCAACAACCGCGGTCAGCTGATTAAGGCGTGTAAGACAGAGGCTGATGGGAGAGTAGTGGAGGGGAACCACATGGTGTACCGTATTTCCGCCCCCACACCTGAAGAGAAGGACGAATGGATCCACAGCATCAA ATCTGCTGTCAGTGTTGATCCCTTCTACGAAATGCTCGCTGCCAGGAAGAAACGTATATCactgaagaagaaggaggaacaACCGTAG
- the sphk2 gene encoding sphingosine kinase 2, which translates to MSAGRMRSPDTSTFSPAEALLHGQFASWGSGSNSNNNSCPNSPGGPGGLSPAASPTPAPASNYALTLTHTHIHIQRLSPRAGKEARLLLPLSELVGCSCPRAPAPPLLVLYWYPPGKRRKGVSRRRQVRAYLAESRAEAERWSAAVQCLLRGVTVTAETEFSRSLLPRPRRLLLLVNPFSGRGQAMQWCQTHILPMIREANISYNLIQTERQNHARELIREISLPEWDGIIIISGDGLLHEVINGLMERPDWEQAIKVPVGILPCGSGNALAGSVNHHAGYDMCLREPLLLNCCFLLCRGGVRPMDVISVTTSPPSNPRNAAPRRLFSFLSVAWGFVSDVDIESERYRGLGSARFTLGTLVRIASLRSYKGRLSYLPPSIVTTSPDSTPPPPRRPLSRSITEGLEGFCRTPIHRTSSDMGISEQRSLRKGEGEREKEERQRERERRRQRARGGGTGVVRASSLAEDREREREGEIEMEAEEERSGTSSESNERDECRIGRAERLEGIKDEREEEGRAEQDSNEMEEDNRGKDGEGSGGSVEGEGVLHARELGESYGLDMGREADEEGLPYQDGLQEARQALRKNSAPSSQIANALFNQPLSQEADTGSGPSYGVEDMDLNGTYYQKEPYPLDVARERSLTISSPFRHSPFSYKPKTLDQNQNASRPRPLSLLQHSHSNSLPPKLPSLSLSLSPTPPSSPSCASPHSSSYLVPRPNTPNSTSPSPSIRTPSSSFNFDIAEPAGPLKNRPFVSLPLNLPRDDLLPPLDQPLPTRDWVTIEGDFVLVLALYQSHLGADLHAAPQARFDDGLIHLTFVRAGISRATLLRLFFAMERGTHHSVSSPYVSHVTCRAFRLQPLSTRGTLTVDGELVPYGPLQAQVHPSLARLIVGDSGEKITRF; encoded by the exons ATGTCAGCAGGGAGGATGCGATCCCCAGACACTTCAACATTTTCCCCAGCAGAAGCCCTCCTTCATGGCCAGTTTGCTAGCTGGGGGTCGGGCAGTAACAGCAACAATAACAGCTGCCCTAACAGCCCTGGTGGTCCAGGGGGTCTCTCCCCTGCTGCCTCACCTACTCCGGCTCCGGCCTCCAACTATGCCTTGACCCTCACCCACACCCACATACATATCCAGCGTCTGTCGCCACGGGCGGGGAAAGAAGCCCGTCTCTTGCTGCCTTTATCAGAGCTGGTGGGATGCAGCTGCCCTCGTGCCCCTGCGCCTCCTCTCCTGGTGTTGTACTGGTACCCACCAGGCAAACGAAGGAAGGGGGTGTCCCGGCGCAGGCAGGTGAGGGCCTACCTGGCAGAGAGCAGGGCTGAAGCCGAGAGGTGGTCGGCTGCTGTGCAGTGTCTACTCAGAGGCGTGACCGTCACTGCTGAAACAG AATTTTCAAGAAGTCTGCTACCTCGTCCCAGGCGACTACTGTTATTGGTCAATCCCTTCAGTGGGAGAGGCCAGGCAATGCAGTGGTGTCAGACCCACATCCTGCCAATGATCAGAGAGGCAAACATCAGCTACAACCTCATACAGACAG AGCGTCAGAACCATGCCAGGGAGCTCATCCGAGAGATATCGCTCCCAGAGTGGGATGGCATCATCATTATTTCTGGGGATGGTCTGCTGCATGAG GTAATTAATGGGCTGATGGAGCGTCCTGACTGGGAACAAGCAATAAAAGTACCTGTTGGCATTCTGCCCTGTGGCTCTGGGAATGCACTGGCTGGCTCCGTCAACCACCATGCAGG GTATGACATGTGCCTTCGGGAGCCCCTCCTTTTAAACTGCTGCTTTTTGCTCTGTCGAGGCGGTGTCCGACCCATGGATGTGATCTCCGTGACAACAAGCCCTCCCTCCAACCCACGTAATGCAGCACCCAGAAGACTGTTCTCTTTCCTATCTGTTGCCTGGGGCTTTGTATCCGATGTAGACATTGAGAGTGAGAg GTATCGTGGCTTGGGGTCAGCCCGCTTCACCTTGGGCACCCTGGTGCGGATAGCTTCTCTGCGATCCTACAAGGGTCGTCTGTCCTATCTGCCGCCCTCTATTGTCACCACATCACCAGATTCTACACCTCCTCCGCCAAGGAGACCCCTCTCCCGCAGTATCACTGAAGGCCTGGAGGGCTTCTGTCGAACCCCCATCCATCGCACCTCCTCTGACATGGGCATCAGTGAGCAGAGAAGCCTGCGGAAGggtgaaggagagagggaaaaagaagagaggcagagggaaagggagagaagaaggcagagagccagaggaggaggaactggTGTGGTGAGGGCAAGCAGCCttgcagaggacagagagagggaaagggagggggagaTTGAGAtggaagcagaggaggagaggtcaGGGACTAGTTCAGAATCAAATGAAAGGGATGAATGCAGAATTGGAAGGGCAGAAAGATTGGAGGGGATcaaggatgaaagggaagaagagggaCGAGCAGAGCAAGACTCCAATGAGATGGAGGAGGACAACAGGGGGAAGGATGGCGAAGGCAGTGGTGGGTCTGTGGAGGGCGAGGGAGTACTGCATGCACGAGAGCTCGGAGAGAGCTACGGGTTAGACATGGGGCGAGAGGCAGATGAAGAAGGTTTACCTTATCAAGATGGCCTTCAGGAAGCCAGACAGGCACTAAGAAAGAATTCAGCCCCTTCTAGCCAAATCGCCAACGCCCTCTTTAATCAGCCGCTCAGTCAGGAGGCCGACACAGGTTCTGGTCCTTCATATGGGGTGGAGGACATGGATCTGAATGGAACCTACTACCAGAAAGAACCCTACCCACTGGACGTCGCCCGTGAACGGTCTCTCACCATCTCTTCCCCCTTTCGTCACTCTCCCTTCTCCTACAAGCCCAAGACCCTGGACCAAAACCAGAACGCCTCCCGGCCAAggcccctctccctcctccagcaCTCCCACTCAAACTCCCTGCCCCCTAaactcccttccctctctctatctctttctcccACACCCCCATCTTCCCCTTCATGTGCCTCCCCACACTCCTCATCCTACCTCGTCCCACGTCCTAACACCCCAAATTCAACCTCTCCTTCACCTTCCATACGCACGCCGTCGTCATCTTTTAACTTTGACATCGCTGAGCCAGCAGGACCCCTTAAGAACCGTCCTTTCGTCTCACTGCCTTTAAATCTCCCGAGGGATGACTTATTACCCCCCCTTGACCAACCCCTTCCTACCAGAGACTGGGTGACCATTGAAGGGGACTTTGTCCTGGTCCTGGCCCTTTATCAGAGCCACCTGGGGGCCGACCTCCATGCTGCACCCCAGGCCAGGTTTGACGATGGGCTGATCCACCTCACCTTTGTGCGGGCAGGAATCTCCAGAGCCACCTTACTGAGACTGTTCTTTGCCATGGAGAGAGGAACTCACCACTCCGTCAGCTCGCCGTACGTGAGCCACGTTACCTGCAGGGCCTTCAGGCTGCAGCCTCTGTCTACACGGGGAACACTCACTGTGGACGGAGAACTGGTGCCTTATGGGCCGCTTCAAGCACAg GTTCATCCTTCCCTGGCCCGTCTCATCGTTGGTGACTCTGGAGAGAAGATTACCCGATTCTAA
- the rpl18 gene encoding 60S ribosomal protein L18, whose product MGVDIRHNKDRKVHRKEPKSQDIYLRLLVKLYRFLARRSNASFNKVVLRRLFMSRTNRPPISISRLIRKMRMPGRENRIAVVVGTVTDDVRIQEIPKLKICALRVTDGARRRILKAGGQVMTFDQLALASPKGQGTVLLSGPRKGREVYRHFGKAPGTPHSHTKPYIRSKGRKFERARGRRASRAYKN is encoded by the exons ATG GGAGTCGACATCAGACACAACAAGGACCGTAAGGTGCACAGGAAGGAGCCAAAGAGTCAGGATATCTACCTGAGGCTCCTGGTTAAG TTGTACAGGTTCCTGGCTCGCCGCTCCAATGCTTCCTTCAACAAGGTTGTCCTGAGGAGGCTCTTCATGAGCAGGACCAACAGGCCCCCCATCTCCATCTCTCGTCTG ATCCGTAAGATGAGGATGCCCGGCCGTGAGAACAGAATCGCTGTTGTTGTGGGAACAGTCACCGATGATGTCAGGATTCAGGAAATCCCCAAGCTCAAG ATCTGTGCTCTTAGGGTCACTGACGGTGCCCGCCGCAGGATCCTGAAGGCAGGAGGTCAGGTGATGACCTTTGACCAGCTCGCTTTGGCTTCTCCCAAAGGACAGGGCACAGTGCTGCTGTCAG GTCCCCGTAAAGGCAGAGAGGTGTACAGACACTTCGGAAAGGCCCCTGGAACCCCTCACAGCCACACCAA gCCCTACATCCGCTCCAAGGGCAGGAAGTTCGAGAGAGCCCGTGGCCGCAGAGCCAGCCGTGCTTACAAGAACTAG
- the si:ch211-120k19.1 gene encoding mpv17-like protein: protein MNRAWAAFKAHPYISNVVGYTTLFASADLIQQSVLGGKSAAGPTSEGSAGIDWCQTARVATVGFCFHANFNYHWLRGLERMLPGGGVKAVTGKVVVDQLIAAPLTISAFYIGLSLLENKDDLFEDWRQKFWTSYKTGVVYWSTMQAVNFALVPPVARTVFLGGIALTFTIYLCHLRQQHDHKHE from the exons ATGAACAGAGCCTGGGCTGCGTTCAAGGCTCACCCCTACATCAGCAACGTGGTGGGATACACAACGTTGTTTGCCTCTGCTGACCTCATACAACAGAGCGTGCTTGGTGGAAAATCTGCTGCAGGCCCCACATCAGAGGGCTCAGCTGGCATTGACTGGTGTCAGACGGCCCGTGTGGCAACTGTTGGCTTCTGTTTCCATGCCAACTTCAACTACCACTGGCTCAGAGGCCTGGAGAGGATGCTGCCAGGGGGCGGTGTCAAGGCAGTGACAGGGAAAGTTGTGGTGGATCAGCTGATTGCAGCTCCTCTCACCATCAGTGCCTTTTATATTG GTTTAAGTTTACTGGAAAACAAAGACGACCTATTTGAAGACTGGAGACAAAAATTCTGGACTTCTTACAag ACCGGTGTGGTGTATTGGTCAACAATGCAG GCAGTGAACTTTGCCCTGGTCCCTCCAGTGGCGCGGACTGTGTTTCTGGGAGGCATTGCTCTGACGTTCACAATCTACCTGTGTCACCTCAGACAGCAGCATGACCACAAACATGAATAA